Genomic segment of Veillonella parvula DSM 2008:
AGTTTCTGTTGGTACTTCTGTAACAGAAGGCCAAACATTGGTGACTGTAGAGACATTGGCTGGTCCTATGGCTGCTGCTAAATCTACTGTAACTGGTACTGTAACGGCGGTTAATGTTACAGTGGGTTCAGACGTTTCTCGTGATCAAATCGTTGTCACTGTAGAAAGTAAATAAAGGAGAGAAGGAATGAAGTTTTCTCATTCTTGGCGTCGGTATAGAAAAGCGATACTGGCGCTTTTCTTCTGTACTTCACTTACAACTGCACAGGCTATTGATTTTATGCCTGTCAATGATGTAACAACAGGTATGGAAGGTATTGCAAAAACTGTAATCGTAGGGGATACTATTTCCACCTTTGATGTAAAGGT
This window contains:
- a CDS encoding biotin/lipoyl-containing protein; translation: MKRVVLALAALGILSVSSVMAAPVSYQSVLTGKVASTVSVGTSVTEGQTLVTVETLAGPMAAAKSTVTGTVTAVNVTVGSDVSRDQIVVTVESK